The nucleotide window GTGCTCTACTACAGATATGTGTGCTTAGAAAGGCTCAAAACAAACAGAACGGATATCTGAAGTTTGAAGCATGCACTACTTTACAAGCTAGTTAATATGCAGAGGCATGTGCGTGCAAGCTACTTTACAAGCTAGTTAATATGCAGAGGCATGTGCGTGCATGTACCTGTACATCACTCTTGCAGTTAATTTAGTAATTGAATTCAAGCTCCTGTATATATATTACATAATTTAAgtacatagctacttttggaccACCAGATTATGAATCCATATCATTTAAGTGCATAGTTATTTCGGTTGAAATTtagtttttgaaaataaaaaatatttttaaaaaattcaaaattttcattttgccgtcaaaatgattttaaaaaatttcaaatgaaaaagtGCAACCTATACTACCAGCGaaggtgtaacccatcaacaattgctaAGGGGACGAATCATGCTTTAATAAGGAGACGAATCACACTTTAAGGACAGCATAATTTTTACATTGGTGAAACAAAaaataattgattttattttatttttattttcagtgttttcaacatatttttcaaaaaataatttattttattttatttttattttcaatgttttcaATATATTTTCCAACAATTCCTGTATCACACAAATtctgaatccagggtgccaaacacaataagaggatgCCGAATTCAGGGTGTTTCAAATCAAAGGGATTTCTAAATCCGCATTTTccgaatccatggtgccaaatgaggCCAATGTTAGGGCAGTATGTAAGAGTGGGCAATTTGTTGCACGTCTCTATTTCTTATAGgaaaaaaaaacgaagaagaaaaaacataaaCAAAGAAGCCACTTAGATCCCTGCAGCACATTCCTATGCTTCAAACACTTACATACAGGTAAAACCCTTATATTTAGGTTAAGAAATGGAATGAAAGGTCATTAATCCTAGTTTTCATTTAAGTTAAGAAATAGAATGAGTACTGGTTTTTATTTCTACCGTTATTAAGTGAAACTAAACTAGACTGATgacaattagaggtgggcatcgagccaagccgagttaatgtgggccaagctcggctcggcttgtccatgatgtactcgagtaagagctcgagctcaacattgaagcttggcttgtttgccaaagctgtcgagttgagttcgagtcaagctagtggttcaagtcgagtcgagtttaccttgagtcgagctcgagcttgttgggtgagagtgTAATGGAttatgttcttgatcctcctccattgatgaaaaattcaaaaatcttaagagaatcaaagcaaacccccatgaaaaaaccaaacaaagcttcgaatcggatgaggaacCTGTAAGAACtaatctgttcttgatcttcttccaccagcagaaatccaagtactagaaaagaaacagagcagaacacagataagaaatccaagtaaagagctctagccaatcagattattggatttccttgaagctctaacaaatctgagaagaacccatctcggatttcttgggtttctcgcccaagaagtagatctcaagagattgaaatcatactattgtggagctaaaatgaaaactggtggtggtggtttgGGCAGGCGTGCGGCTGGcagtgggtagagaaagagaagaaatggaaagggaaagggggtgcaTATGGTCAAGAAGAgactctaggtttttttttttttttttttttaaagtttaaacttaaaactttatatatatatatatatatatatatatatatatatatatatatatatatataatatttattaatcgagccgagttgagctcgagttcgagcttcgagtcgagtcgagttgaaatgcctcCGGTCAAActtagcttgaactcaactcgagcttcgaataattagcttggctcggcttgaatCGGCTATTCAAGCCGaatcaatccgagctgacttgagccgagtcgagtgagtttttcgagctagctcgactcatgaACAGCCTTAATGACAATCGGTTGGGAAATGTAAAACAAACAAAAGGGGGCTGATAACCACTGCAGCATTTGTCGAATGAGTACATTCTATAACATTGTGAGGCCCATCAATATGCTATCTAATCCATTGATAATATTGACCCCTGGTATATTACTAGGAACCCAAATAATCCCTCCTCCAATTCCAAAAACCTCAGGTGGGCAACACACTTCTTTTAGGATTTAGCCCTGATTTTACATAGTACGACCTACAAAatcatgtggtgcggcccacttgaattttggatcatcACTATTTTTGGGATCCAAAGAGAATAGAGGACCATACATAACGAACCAAGTAGATTTCACAAACGCATCAACGgtggggccccacacagcattgcTCATTTTGAGTATTAGACATCGCAGGTAAATTACAAGAGAATTAGCTTGGAGAGATGAAACGGTGGAGCAGGTCTTGGCAAGGTAGAGCACCCTCCACAGGACAAATGGCAAGCGATGCATCAATcaggggagcggattggatactgaacgcttcagtagcccaaacgctactgaagtgaagtGGTGAAATTCAATGGGTTAAATGCCATGGACGTGTTCCCTCACAATTAATGCACTTTTATTTGGAGTTCCGTTAGGCGGATCTCTCCGTTTGCGGGTGTACGCACTCGACGTAAACGTTATTTTAAACTCATTTCTTTTCATCGCTTCCCTAGATATCACTGCTTTCcatgggcgccaccatgatgtatgtattgtatccacactgtttatccattccgtgatatcattttaaggcataatgcaaagagtgagaaagattcaaatttcaagtgcaccccaccatagaaaacaatagaaattgaatgcctaccattaaaacctctttgggTCACGGAAGCTtttgatcaatctaatatttatgctttatcttattccatttcttttttagcttataaaaaggttggatctcaaataaacatcatggtcggccctaagaaggtttcaatggtagccgtcacctcctactgttttctatggtggggtccacttgaactttggatctgcctaattcttttgctcactccctaaaatgatctctccaaatggatggatggtgtggatacaacacatacatcatggtgggcccaaagaatgCGGTGATGTGACTTCGGTAGCAAGAATAGTTACCGTATGGTTCAGTAGTCAACCGGCGTCCCAActctatttaatttaaagaaaagcCCCATCCTATGCAAATTACAAAAATGCAGTAACATTACAAAATTACAGTCACAGGAGTATTAAAAGTAGTAACGTGTCTAAGTGgcacccaccgtaatgtttttgataaatctatcccggccatcaatttttctagattatgttaCTTATGTTACAAGGTAAACCTAGCAATAATATTGACCCaaacttctagtgggccacacgatacgAAAAGGTGAGGATTAAGCATCCGCCATTGAAATattcaagtggccacaaaagctttggcttatgttaatgtttttataatttcagttcatcctacTAGGAATGACCTCGTGaaccatatggatgacatatatacatcatgttggacccAGGAAATTTTCAACCACAGTAATTCCCCCACTTACTGTTTCTAAGCCGtacggcccacatgagttttagatctgcctcatttttgagcctaTATTATCAGATGACAgggaaaaaatgatggacagagtagatttcttaTAAATATCATTGTGTGCCCCCAACTAGCTTGCCGTGGAAGGAAGTTCACGCGGATAGCTTTGGCCGCAATTGAAAACAGATTGGAAACGGAAGCTGGTTGGCTTCTGCACTGGACGGATGTTACGTCACGAAGTTCTTtgtacccaccatgatgtatgtgttgtatccacaccacccatccatttggagagatcattttagggagtaaGCAAaagaattaagcagatccaaagtttaaatgGACCCCATCACATAAAATAGGGGAGgtgacggccaccgttgaaaccttcctggagccgaccatgatgtttatccgAGATCCAACCTTTTTGTAAGTAGCAAAAACATGGAATAAGGTAAAGCTTAACTCTTAACTTGAtcaaaagcttttgtggcccaaagagGTTTTAATGATAGGTGTTCAATTTCCGTTGTTTTCTACAGCcgggtgcacttgaaatttggatctttctcgctttttggattatgccctaaaatgatatcaagaaatggatgaacagtgtggatacaatacatacattatagtaaTGCCTATGAaaagtggtgacgtcacttcagtcacTCCAATAGCGACCACAGCAAAAACAAATGACTTGAAAATAAAGTTTACCATTATGTGGTTGAGTGCGTGCACCGGCAAATGGAGAGAGACGTAGAATGGAACTCCTAGGAAAAGAGCATTAATTACAAGGGAACATGCTAGTAATATTCAACCAATTGTTTTTCAccatgtcactttagtagcgttTTGGCCACTGaagtgttcagtatccaatccgcacccATTAATCAGCTGCAAAACCTCGGgagtggattagatactgaacgcttcagtagctaAAATGCTACTGAGGTGACGTGGTGAAATCCAATTGGTTAAATGCCATGAGCATGTTTCCTTCATAATTAATGCTTTTTCTTTGGAGTTTCGGTTAGACGTCTCTCTCCGTTTGCCAGTACATGCACTCCGACCAAATAAGGGGTAAACGAtattttctactcatttcttttCTCTCCCCTAATGAAGTGACAGTATCACTTTCCATGGGCACTACCacggtgtatgtattgtatccacaccgtccatcatttcgtgatatcattttagggcataatgcAAAAAGTGAGaaagatacaaatttcaagtgcaccccaccatagaaaacaatagaaattAAATGCCTGCCATTAGAACCTctttgggtcacagaagctttcgatcaagctaatatttatgctttaccttattccatgtcttttttaacttataaaaaggttggatctcaaataaacatcatggtcagccctaggaaggtttcaacggtagccgtCACCTtctactgttttttgtggtgagggtccacttgaactttagatctgcgtAATTCTTTTTCTCACTCGCTTAatcgatctctccaaatggatggatggtgtggatacaacacatacatcatggtgggcccaaagaacgtGATGACGTGACATCGGTAGCAAGACTAGCAGCCAACCAGCGTCCCAACTCTATTTAATCTAAAGAATTAAAAGTCTCATCCTCtacaaattacaaaaatgccgtCACATGAGTATTACAAGTAGTAACATGTTTAAGTGgcacccaccgtaatgtttttgataaatctatcccggccatcagtttttctagattatGTTACAACATGGACCTAgcaatgatattgatccaaacttctagtGGGCCACGATAGGAAAAGGTGAGGATTAAGCTTCCGCCATTGAAATATttaagtggccacaaaagttttgaattatgttaatgtttttataatttcatttcatcccagtaggaatgatctCACAAACCATAAGGGtgacatatatatattatggtggacccAGGAATTTTTCAACTGCAGGAATTTCCCCCACTTACTGTTTCCTAGCCGTacgcccacatgagttttagatctgcctcattttttatatatggaaaaaatgatggaccgagtggatttctcacaaatatcattgtgTGCCCCACCAGGCTTGCCGTCCAAAGAAGTTCATGAGGATGGCTTTGGCCGCAATTGGAAACGAATCGGAAACGGAAGGAGGTTGGCTTCTGAACTAGATGAAttttacgtcaccaagttttttgggcccaccatgatatatctgttgtatccacaccatccatccatttggaaagatcattttaggaagtaagcaaaagaattaggcagatccaaagtttaagtggaccccaccacagaaaatagtgggaggtgatggccaccgttgaaacctttctggagccgaccatgatatttatttgagatccaacctttttataagttaaaaaagacatggaataaggtaaagcataaatattaacttgatcgaaAGCTACAgtggcctagaaaggttttaatggtaggcattcaattccattATTTTCTACAAcggggtgcacttgaaatttgaacATTTCTCACTCTttagattatgccctaaaatgatatcacgaaatggatggatggtatggatacaatacatacattacggtggcgcCCATGAAAAGTGGTTACATCACTCTAGCAGAAGAGCCAAGAAAAAAATGACTTGAAAATAAAGTTTACCATTATGTGGTCAAGTGCGTACAACGGTAGACGGAGAGACGTGTAACAGAACTCTAAGGAAAAGAGCATTAATTGTAAGGGAACATGCTATTAGTATTTAACCAATTGTAATTCACCACGTCACTTCACAGGAGCGTATTGGCTACTGAAGTGttaagtatccaatccgctccccaaGGCCTCGGGGACAGATGGATTAATTTTGAAAACATAAAACCGTCCGTCCGTCACGTTTTTTAACGGCGACAATAGAGGGTCCTGCAAGATGTGGAACCTAATCAATACATCTTCGTGCCTCATGCACCATGGAAAGATTGCTACGTCTGTTATTACCATTAACAACAACATGCCTGGAGGTCTGCTGGATAACATCCCTCCATAATTGCTACGAGGATGTATATGTTGAGATCTACGGCCATTTGGAAATTCAAATCCAATTATCTAAAAAGAGACAAAAGTGGTTTACTGAAAAATATCTCATAGAAATCAGCTTTCTCAAACTGTAAAGAGTTTGATAGTTAGTAATCCTCTTCCTCATCTTGTAAAACGATTTAGATCGAGTGCAAATTTTAGCTACTTCAGAATGTACTGAAACGAGAGCGGGCATAAAACACCAGTTgttccactctctctcttttctggaTATCACAAGGCACTTCTGTGATAAGACCTGATGGTAGTTTCATAATCACATGGACGACCAAAACCGGCAAGTTTGGTCGTTTGGTCTTCCAGGGCAgatagatttatatatatatatatatatatatatatatatatataggaaaaggttatATACGCTCGACCATAATTTACCTTCCATAAGGTCAAATGCTACGTTATTCATCAGACAATAAAACTGGCATAACCGGTTATTAAAATATCCCTCCACCTCTATCTCCCTCACGCTTATTTTATGCCAAAAACCTTGTGCTAAAAACTTATGTGGGACCTACCGtggtctttgttttttttttttttttttttttttttttttttgagaaatctaccccgtccatccatttttccatatcattttaggacaagaggccaaaaatgagttggatccaagactcaagtgggccgaaaacgtaaggattgaacctccacatttgaaatattcgtggggccacagaagtttttaattaggataatatttttgttttcagttcatctcagtaggaatattgttatgaacggtatggatgcaattgaaacatcacttttgacctagggagatttcaacggtagaaatttccctaccgaccttttcctttagtgcggcccacttgagtcttggatctagctcatttttgtccccgtgccctaaaatgatcttgaaaaattgatggatgggatggatttctcacaaacactatgGTTGTCCGTGACGGAAAACAGTGCAACCCTGAAACGCCAAGAATTTCACaatgatagaagttcaattcccACTAATTCTATCCGCTTCAAGTGCAATCACATAttcgaagcggattgcgtactaaatAACTTAGTacataaactctgtgggccaaccgttatttatttagtttatccactccattcatctatgttagcagataagtttaggtcttgagaacaaaaagaaagcatatacaaagctcaagtggaccacaccatagtaaatagtgcaattaaacctctaccattgaaaaattcttggaggccatagaagttttggatcaagctgatgcttgtgttttatcttcatccatgtctttttgatattattaagaggttggatggcaaataaacattaatgtgggccctaggaaggtttaacaatggaaatcattattccacactgtttcctgtggcatggtccacttgagctttggatttactgtaattttgcgatcaacccctaaaattagcaggaaaaatggatgggcggtgctgataaaccacatacattcacagttggctcaactgagtttactcagtacgataaaagcgtacctgagtaactcagtacacaatccgctgtTGATGttactgtaggccccaccatggtgtatattttgcatccacagcttccatccatttggagagatcgttttagggcaatatccaaaagaatgagttaaatccaaagctccagtggaccccagcacagaaaagagtggggacagcgacgcccaccattaaaaacttctaaaggccatgaaagttttagatcaaactgatatttgtgttttctcttatttcatgtcttttttaacttttgaagaggttggatttcaaataaacattacagtggccttGGGACAATTCCAagggtgggaatcactctctgtagtgggtccactacagatttttatcttcctcattctttgtctcatgccctaaaattatatcttaaaatggatggacagtgtggatacaacacatacatcatagtggggcccacagtgacgtaacttcagtagccgacttgctactcaacttgttagggacgcggattgcatcctacccccgcccgtctctggcCCCTAACAGGTAGTTCTAtaggcgggcccaccatgatgtatccgtTTATCTAAGCCATTCAACCCTTTCTAAGATCATTCTAACGcattaacacaaaaatgaggcaaatcaaacgctcaaatggaccacaccatataagactcttgcatttaatgcaactatcctttaatgttttgtgcatttaatgcgaCCAAGCTGAttatttggtatggtccacttgagcgttggatctgcctcatttttgagttaaTGCGTTAATATAATCTTAGAAAAGggataaacagtttggataaacggatacattatggtaggcccacctACAGGACTGCCTATTCGGGGCTAGAGACAAGTGGAGGTAGGACGCAGTCTGCGTCCACTTCTCAATATCTCATCCGCCTGCATCCACTTCCTTTAGGAACGCGCGTCCTACTCCGTCCGGGaagggctctgtggagcccaacgtgatgtgagtgttttatctactctgttcaaagattttctcaaatcattttaatatatgaaccaaaaaatgaagcaggtccaaggctcgagtggactacaaggtggggattgaacgtccatcattaaaaacttcttgtgagttagagaagtttcaaatcatgttggtatttgtgttttcaattcatccacgtctacatgaccttatgaataggttggatggtaaaataaCATAATGTTagcacttagaaaggtttcaatggtgagtgccACATTATCAGTCCAACCTCCTTCATTATGGTCCACGGGAGCTacagacctgcctcatttttatgattATAACTTGAAACGATATGAGAAAATCTTTgaatggtgaggataaaacagttatatcacaatgggccccacaaagccctaccCGTTTGGACGACACAATTAACATCCTATTAAAAGTTGCGATGGACTCCAATGCTAGCTAGACGCAAATTAGCTACAACAGGTTACATCACCAGACCTACCataatgaatgtgttatatccataatgTCCACTCATtcggagatatcaatttaaggcataaaaagaatgagtcatatccaaagctgaaatatacccaccacaaaaaacagtggatgaagtgatacccaccattaaaattttcgaaggggcacaaaagttttcaattaagctgaaatttgtgttttccattctttcatgcgtgtcttaacttataaataagttagatatcagataaacatcatagtgggccttaagaaggtttaaATGACGGGGGCAAGGCTTTCGCAGAAAATATGCATGAGAGAGGTAGATGGATATATTTAATAACCTGTTTTACCAGTTTTGTTTCTCCAATTTCCCTataaaatctcctcatttgtttaaaattttcaccatccgaACCAATAACATGCTGCCAACACTCGACCTCATGGAAGGTATAATAAGGCCGagcatatagtaccttttccacacacacacacacacagatatatatatatatatatatatatatatatatatatatttgtgtgatgTTGCAGGCGGAGTAAATCCTAGCCCGTCATTACCAGTATAGTCCAATTATTGGGTGAGGGAATGGAGTAAAATCATCACCATTGATTACCCGAGTAAAATCTGCTACATAAAAGTTAAATGCTCCTTAGGTCCCCCCCTAAgctttaaaacaccatcccaccCACCCAACTTGGTTCAAATTAATAAAAATGGATACCTACAATCCCTAAAACAAAGGAATTATTCAACACTGCTAAGGAACCGTAATGTCTCAAAATTTATACAACAAAGCACAAGGATGAGCCTGCATGATTCAGTATGGTGGCAAATACCACTACAAAAATATATCAACATTTATGTAACCGGTGTATAAGATCTGTTCAGGAAAACAAAAATGATATGCACAAACGCCACTTTCTGCTTCATCGGCCCTTCCCAGACTGCAAGGACAAACCAACCATAGTCAGGACAACTGCAAATAATACAAAACAACAAGGACAGAACATTGGAGCTTGTCTGGCAGTTGCCTAAAAATGAAGTGCATCTCATTTTCAGAATGTATTAGAGACCAACAATTATGATCTCTAATAAATAATTAGGATAACCAACAATTATGATCTCTAATAAATTATCTTGTTTTTTGAATCTTTGATTAGAATTAAAAATAATCTGGATTAACCAACAATTATGATCTCTAATAAATAATTAGGATTTAGCTTTAAATGAGATGGAGTCACTTTCAGGCATctatcaaataggcccttaattTCCTAAGGGCGTAAGAGTTTCTCAGTTTGCCCAATCAGGAGGGTGGACAGCCACTTGGTTGTTGCATCTGTGTCCCAAGATCCATCAATCCAAATGAAACTAAAGCACAGCTCCCATTTGTACAAATTGAAAAATATTGTATACCATTAACTTAGTCTTGGAAGTAACATATCATTCTTCAGGGCAAAAATGGGAAGGGACAGTTCTTATTTACCTCAATGTTCCTAGACAAATCCTTCAACTGCTCAGTTAATTCTTGTCTTTTCTTTAGAGCTGCAGCCAGCAAGAACTCTTGTTAAGACTCTAGATGAGAATGGATCACTACACAAACACATTGGAGATGGTGAAAATAGCATTCTGCATTACCCTGGTTAGAAATGTCTTCTATTGTTTTGGAAGTCCTCACTGCAAACCTCTGGAAGGATGGACTGAAAAAGCAAATAGAAGATCCTATTATCAGCTGAATAAAGAAAATTCAGGTTTTAAAATATAATGATTTTTATGTGTTGCTTCCCAACGTCCAAATACAACATAAAACACTGCATTGGATAGCGAGGGGAGCTTTCCtttttgcttcacttcaatgaATAGCTGCAAGAGTGGAACCATTCAAGCAGCCAAAAGAATACACAAAAGAAGCTGTGATATTGACAAAAACTGTTGCAACTGCAATACACAATAGCTGACAAGATTCGCAAATCTGTTTCGCGGCACCAGATTGCAACTGCAATTCACAATAGCTGACAAGATTTGGAAATCTGTTTCGCAGCACCAGACCAGTCAAAAACGGCTGTACCAGGCTGATACAATAAGCCAAACCATGATAGCTAatctcaaaacaaaaaaaaaaaaaaaaaggggtgctttcataaaaaaaagaggagagtatAGATAGTGCAGATCTCCAATTCATTCACAtgggaaatttttatttttttttaagtctCAGCCCCTTAGATGTTCTTTGTTGCGATCATCTCCGCATTCGGTACAGGTCTATGGAGTCATCATCGACATATGGCAAATGGAAAATTAATGcccactaaaaaataaaaaagcaaaactAAGGGTCATGAAATATATTACAGGGATTTCATCTGACCTACAATGCATGCACAGGTTTAATTACAGTGTTGCACCAAGTTCAAACACATACAAATGTCACcatgatccaaatcatccattttTGAGTGGTGAGCCAGCAAagtatggcccacaaaaaaaacACTCACACTGATAGTTATACTTGACAAACAGTAACCCAATATATGGATGATAGATCCTAACACCAATTAATGAGTAGGGAAATAGCAAAATAACAAACATAAACCCCCAGTGTCCCACCAAATGCAAAATCCTTTGAGAATGCAAAACAACTTGTCAAGTAAAAAGATGTTAATTGAAGACTACAGTTTTCTTTTTTAGGGGGATAAAAGAACCATCAAAGATGGAATATTGAATCAGCTCCAACACTTAAATC belongs to Magnolia sinica isolate HGM2019 chromosome 8, MsV1, whole genome shotgun sequence and includes:
- the LOC131253330 gene encoding uncharacterized protein LOC131253330, which gives rise to MAGGNFMNRVLSYLVNEIVVNGLANSPSFQRFAVRTSKTIEDISNQALKKRQELTEQLKDLSRNIESGKGR